One segment of Deltaproteobacteria bacterium GWC2_65_14 DNA contains the following:
- a CDS encoding superoxide dismutase, whose amino-acid sequence MPYAAKDYKKLIGMKGFSDTLLTNHFKLYEGYVTNTNKAIDTLGAMLAEGKTGTPEYAEIKRRFGWEWNGMRLHEYYFGNLGGKGTLDPGSRLGKALAAEFGSVEKWEADFRASGAMRGIGWVVLYQDTVGKRFFNSWVNEHDMGHPAGASPILVLDVFEHAFMTDYGLKKADYIAAFFQSIDWKAAEARLT is encoded by the coding sequence ATGCCGTACGCCGCGAAGGATTACAAAAAGCTGATCGGGATGAAAGGATTCAGCGACACCCTGTTGACGAACCATTTCAAGCTTTACGAGGGATACGTGACGAACACGAACAAGGCGATCGACACCCTCGGGGCGATGCTTGCGGAGGGAAAGACCGGAACCCCAGAGTATGCGGAGATCAAGCGCCGGTTCGGATGGGAGTGGAACGGCATGCGGCTCCACGAGTACTACTTCGGGAACCTGGGCGGCAAGGGAACGCTGGACCCCGGAAGCCGGCTCGGCAAGGCGCTGGCGGCCGAGTTCGGCAGCGTCGAGAAGTGGGAGGCCGATTTCCGGGCGTCGGGAGCGATGCGCGGGATCGGATGGGTGGTCCTCTACCAGGACACGGTCGGGAAGAGGTTCTTCAACAGCTGGGTGAACGAGCACGACATGGGGCATCCGGCCGGCGCCTCGCCGATCCTGGTACTGGACGTCTTCGAGCATGCCTTCATGACCGACTACGGGCTGAAGAAGGCGGACTATATCGCGGCGTTCTTCCAGAGCATCGACTGGAAGGCGGCCGAGGCGCGGCTGACGTAG
- a CDS encoding tautomerase, with amino-acid sequence MPYVNVKITREGATAEQKAEVIRRMTQVLVEVLGKNPETTIVVIEEVDTDNWGIGGKTVTERRRQKG; translated from the coding sequence ATGCCGTACGTGAACGTGAAGATCACCCGGGAAGGGGCCACGGCCGAGCAGAAGGCGGAAGTGATCCGCCGGATGACGCAGGTTCTGGTGGAGGTGCTGGGAAAGAACCCCGAGACCACCATCGTCGTGATCGAGGAGGTCGATACCGACAACTGGGGGATCGGCGGAAAGACGGTGACCGAGCGGCGCAGACAAAAGGGGTGA